From a single Bacillus sp. 2205SS5-2 genomic region:
- a CDS encoding enoyl-CoA hydratase/isomerase family protein, which translates to MGEYVIETDKGILQFTINREKKRNAINYEVMRGLEQVLDKAKNPSIKALVIKGSGTKAFCSGGDLSAFHQLYSKEDAFGMLSKMGKILYSLATLSKPTFCYINGLAVGGGAEIATACDVVAIHENGKVGFVQGTLGITTGWGGGTLLFQKLQQEKAMEMLLSSTLYEPSDLKKMGFVQQIVESENEALEYFSVFLHHSAQVLEA; encoded by the coding sequence ATGGGAGAGTATGTAATCGAAACAGACAAGGGAATTTTGCAATTTACAATTAATCGCGAGAAAAAAAGAAATGCGATAAATTATGAAGTCATGAGGGGACTAGAGCAAGTTTTAGACAAGGCAAAGAATCCATCTATAAAAGCACTTGTAATTAAAGGGTCTGGAACGAAAGCTTTTTGTTCAGGTGGAGATTTGTCTGCGTTTCATCAGCTATATTCCAAGGAAGATGCTTTTGGAATGTTATCAAAGATGGGGAAAATACTTTATTCATTAGCGACGCTTTCAAAACCGACTTTTTGCTACATAAACGGGCTAGCAGTCGGTGGAGGGGCGGAAATTGCCACTGCTTGTGACGTCGTAGCTATACATGAAAATGGAAAAGTTGGATTTGTGCAAGGAACCTTAGGTATCACAACAGGGTGGGGGGGAGGAACACTCTTATTTCAAAAACTACAACAAGAGAAAGCGATGGAGATGCTACTATCTTCTACCTTATACGAGCCTAGTGACCTAAAGAAGATGGGCTTTGTCCAACAAATAGTAGAGTCTGAAAACGAGGCACTGGAATATTTTTCAGTTTTTTTGCATCATTCTGCCCAAGTCTTGGAGGCATAA
- the coaD gene encoding pantetheine-phosphate adenylyltransferase, whose translation MGSIAVCPGSFDPVTLGHLDIISRGAKVFEKVYVVVLNNSSKNPLFTVEQRMELIRKVTKDLPNVIVDSFQGLLIDYAKSVQANAIIRGLRAVSDFEYEMQITSMNRVLNDEIETFFIMTNNQYSFLSSSIVKEVAKYKGDISVLVPEPVEAALIEKFK comes from the coding sequence ATGGGGAGCATTGCAGTATGTCCAGGAAGCTTTGATCCTGTGACATTGGGGCATTTAGATATTATTTCTCGGGGAGCAAAAGTGTTCGAGAAGGTTTATGTCGTTGTTTTAAATAATTCATCGAAAAACCCTTTGTTTACCGTAGAACAAAGAATGGAACTTATACGAAAGGTAACGAAAGACCTTCCAAATGTTATAGTTGATTCTTTTCAAGGTCTATTAATCGATTATGCCAAGAGCGTTCAAGCTAATGCCATTATTCGGGGGTTGCGAGCGGTCTCTGACTTTGAATATGAGATGCAAATTACTTCGATGAATCGGGTCTTAAATGATGAAATCGAAACCTTTTTCATCATGACAAATAATCAATATTCCTTCTTAAGTTCTTCTATTGTAAAAGAAGTGGCCAAGTATAAAGGTGATATTTCCGTGCTAGTTCCAGAGCCAGTAGAAGCAGCTTTAATCGAAAAATTCAAATAG
- the ylbJ gene encoding sporulation integral membrane protein YlbJ: MNRSLAKTLFLAISATGLAVSLIAFPVVAFNASLRGLDMWWRIVFPSLLPFFIVSELLIGFGVVRFIGVLLEPLMRPIFRVPGAGGFVWAMGMASGFPSGAKLTARLRQERQISQIEAERLVSFTNSSNPLFIFSAVSVGFFNNVHIGVILALSHYIGNIFVGVVMRFYGAKEDRQIRYAKQTLSIRSAILTLHQTRLNDQRPFGKLLGDAVMSSIQTLLMIGGFIILFSVLNAILLHIQITTILAIFITYIFSLFQLPSALSAPFISGLFEITLGSQLTSKTSVALMYQVTIVSFLLAFSGFSVQAQVASILAQTDIRFKPFFIARILHGFFAAIISWILWKPVYQHYFGIDSPLIIPVFKNTTFNIPALMDTFLTIGPLVTIIFLIGYVFLYYYRNFLKKG, from the coding sequence TTGAATAGGTCTTTAGCAAAAACGCTCTTTCTTGCGATATCGGCAACTGGTTTAGCCGTATCTCTCATTGCATTTCCAGTAGTAGCATTTAATGCTTCCCTTAGAGGATTAGACATGTGGTGGAGAATTGTGTTCCCGTCTTTGTTACCCTTTTTCATTGTTTCTGAACTCCTAATTGGTTTTGGAGTAGTTCGCTTTATCGGAGTACTTTTGGAACCATTGATGAGACCTATCTTTCGAGTACCTGGAGCTGGTGGATTTGTTTGGGCAATGGGGATGGCCTCCGGTTTTCCCTCAGGGGCAAAATTAACCGCTCGCCTCCGCCAGGAACGGCAGATTTCTCAAATAGAGGCTGAACGCCTAGTATCGTTTACCAATTCGTCTAACCCATTGTTCATATTTAGTGCCGTATCCGTTGGTTTTTTTAACAATGTCCATATTGGCGTCATTTTAGCCTTATCTCATTACATAGGTAATATATTTGTCGGTGTGGTTATGCGATTCTATGGAGCTAAGGAAGACCGGCAAATTCGCTATGCCAAACAAACCCTTTCCATAAGGAGTGCCATTCTCACTCTCCATCAGACACGATTAAATGATCAGCGTCCATTCGGAAAGCTTTTAGGAGATGCGGTTATGTCCTCCATTCAAACCTTGTTAATGATTGGTGGATTTATCATCCTATTTTCAGTGCTCAATGCTATATTACTTCACATTCAAATAACAACGATTCTGGCCATTTTTATTACGTATATTTTCTCTCTTTTTCAGCTTCCAAGTGCATTGAGTGCTCCCTTTATCTCTGGTTTATTTGAAATTACATTAGGCAGTCAATTAACAAGCAAAACTTCCGTGGCATTAATGTATCAGGTTACAATTGTCAGTTTCCTGCTTGCTTTCAGTGGATTTAGTGTCCAAGCTCAAGTTGCCAGTATTTTGGCTCAAACAGACATTCGTTTTAAACCCTTTTTCATTGCTCGTATTCTTCATGGATTCTTTGCCGCCATCATCTCATGGATTCTGTGGAAACCAGTCTATCAACATTATTTTGGAATAGACTCCCCTCTAATTATCCCAGTGTTTAAAAATACGACTTTCAACATTCCCGCATTGATGGATACATTTCTTACTATTGGACCCCTAGTAACCATTATTTTCTTGATAGGATATGTTTTTCTATACTATTATCGTAACTTTCTAAAGAAGGGCTAG
- a CDS encoding biotin/lipoyl-containing protein, with translation MKEITATMAGTVLEVNVTSGEEVSFGQEVLKIESMKMEIPIESTLGGKVEEIKVNIGDFVNEGDVLFLIKS, from the coding sequence ATGAAAGAAATTACAGCAACGATGGCAGGAACAGTCTTAGAAGTGAATGTGACGAGTGGAGAAGAAGTTTCATTTGGTCAAGAAGTCTTAAAAATAGAATCCATGAAAATGGAGATTCCTATTGAGTCGACTTTGGGTGGAAAAGTGGAGGAAATTAAAGTTAATATTGGGGATTTTGTAAATGAAGGGGACGTTTTATTTTTAATTAAAAGCTAA
- the rsmD gene encoding 16S rRNA (guanine(966)-N(2))-methyltransferase RsmD produces the protein MRVIAGTCKGRPLKSVPGISTRPTTDKVKESIFNMIGPYFSGGTALDLFAGSGGLGIEALSRGVNQAIFVDREPRAITTIKSNVSLCSYENQSEIYRNDATRALKAILKREITFDYIFLDPPYKKQKLEELLAFIDHHKLLNENGYVVCEHSNEVSLQEQIERLELSRFENYGLISVSIYRIQAE, from the coding sequence ATGAGAGTAATAGCTGGAACATGTAAAGGAAGGCCATTAAAGAGCGTACCAGGCATAAGTACTAGGCCGACCACTGATAAAGTAAAAGAATCAATTTTTAATATGATTGGCCCTTATTTTTCTGGTGGAACAGCTTTAGATTTATTTGCTGGAAGTGGTGGTCTTGGAATTGAAGCACTTAGTCGTGGAGTAAATCAGGCTATTTTTGTCGATCGTGAACCGAGAGCTATCACGACGATTAAATCGAATGTAAGCCTCTGCTCCTATGAAAATCAAAGTGAAATCTATCGCAATGATGCAACAAGAGCATTAAAGGCGATTCTAAAACGAGAAATAACGTTTGACTACATATTTTTAGATCCACCCTATAAAAAACAGAAGCTTGAGGAACTCCTTGCTTTTATCGATCATCATAAATTGTTAAATGAAAACGGTTACGTTGTGTGTGAGCATAGCAATGAAGTCAGTTTACAGGAGCAAATAGAAAGACTTGAGCTAAGTCGTTTTGAAAACTATGGACTTATTTCTGTCTCGATATATAGAATTCAAGCAGAGTAG
- a CDS encoding patatin-like phospholipase family protein — MTRPQIGLALGSGGARGFAHLGVLKVLKDHHIPIDYIAGSSMGALVGAFYATGHQMEDLYKLSTAFKRKYFLDFTVPKMGFISGKRIKEFIHLFTHQKNLEDLSIPVSVVATDLTHGKKVIFTEGSIAEAVRASISIPGIFVPEKKDGRILVDGGVIDRVPVSVVKEMGADIVIAVDVSHVNKEAELNNIYDIIMQSIDILQLEILENRVIHSDVMIRPHVEMFSSKAFTNIEEMIEVGEQEAKKHIPQIQTLIAAWKG; from the coding sequence ATGACTAGGCCCCAAATCGGGCTTGCATTAGGATCAGGTGGAGCAAGGGGATTTGCTCATTTAGGGGTACTCAAGGTACTTAAGGATCATCATATCCCAATTGACTACATTGCCGGAAGTAGCATGGGGGCATTGGTAGGTGCTTTTTATGCAACAGGTCATCAGATGGAAGATCTATATAAGCTCTCTACTGCGTTCAAACGAAAATATTTTCTTGATTTTACGGTCCCAAAAATGGGCTTTATCTCTGGGAAACGTATAAAAGAATTCATTCATTTATTTACTCATCAGAAAAATCTTGAAGATCTATCGATCCCGGTTTCGGTAGTGGCAACAGACTTAACACACGGAAAGAAAGTGATTTTTACTGAAGGTTCAATTGCTGAAGCAGTGCGTGCAAGTATTTCTATTCCCGGAATTTTTGTTCCAGAAAAAAAGGATGGCAGGATACTGGTAGATGGTGGTGTGATCGACCGGGTGCCGGTATCTGTTGTAAAAGAAATGGGTGCGGATATTGTGATTGCAGTGGATGTATCTCATGTGAATAAGGAAGCAGAGTTGAATAATATTTATGATATTATTATGCAAAGCATAGATATACTTCAACTTGAAATTTTAGAAAATCGGGTCATCCATTCGGATGTAATGATACGTCCTCATGTGGAGATGTTCAGTTCCAAAGCATTTACCAACATAGAAGAAATGATTGAGGTTGGGGAACAAGAAGCAAAGAAGCACATCCCTCAAATTCAAACTTTAATTGCAGCATGGAAGGGGTGA
- the rpmF gene encoding 50S ribosomal protein L32 — MAVPFRRTSKTVKRKRRTHFKLHVPGMVECPNCGEMKLAHRVCKECGTYKGKDVVSK, encoded by the coding sequence ATGGCTGTACCTTTCAGAAGAACATCCAAAACTGTTAAACGAAAGCGTCGTACACATTTCAAATTGCATGTACCAGGTATGGTAGAATGCCCAAACTGCGGTGAAATGAAGCTTGCTCACCGAGTGTGCAAAGAGTGCGGAACGTATAAAGGAAAAGACGTTGTAAGTAAATAA
- a CDS encoding N-acetyltransferase, translating into MTQVHVEKLKINYKTLEEFKKFKEYGLQELSMLDDLQENIIENDSESPFYGIYFGDTLIARMSLYQRNERFDQYFDPPQNFLELWKLEVLPLYQGKGYGKELVDFAKSYKLPIKTNSRNQSKAFWEHMGFKTISYDLERDRGENPIVWDPKGVSEL; encoded by the coding sequence ATGACCCAAGTGCATGTTGAAAAATTAAAAATTAATTATAAAACTTTAGAAGAATTTAAAAAATTTAAAGAATATGGGTTACAAGAACTTTCCATGCTTGATGACTTACAAGAGAACATCATCGAAAATGATAGTGAATCTCCCTTCTATGGAATCTATTTTGGAGATACTCTAATCGCAAGAATGAGCTTATACCAAAGAAATGAGCGATTTGATCAATACTTCGATCCTCCACAAAATTTTCTGGAGTTATGGAAATTAGAAGTCCTTCCACTCTATCAAGGAAAAGGCTACGGAAAAGAACTTGTTGATTTTGCAAAATCCTATAAATTGCCCATTAAAACAAATTCTCGCAATCAATCGAAAGCTTTTTGGGAGCATATGGGATTCAAAACAATTTCCTATGATTTAGAACGAGATCGAGGAGAGAACCCTATCGTTTGGGACCCCAAAGGTGTATCAGAGCTTTAA
- a CDS encoding nucleotidyltransferase has translation MKATGVVVEYNPFHNGHLHHLQSAKQSSNADIVIAVMSGNFLQRGEPALVGKWSRTNMALKAGVDIVIELPYAFATQKAETFAFGAISILEAMKCESFCFGSESGNLESFIYTAEQIQLQRSKYDDHIATNVSKGMSYPSALSAAFHSLNLHERAVDLSQPNNILGYHYIEAKRKIGANIEPLTIQRTKAGYHDEEFNSSKIASATSIRKALKENSFSIDSVENFVPIETKEELNRYLRNYNQLLSWEEFWPLLQYKLLTTNAQELSYIYEMEEGIEHRILREVTTANNFHHLMEKVKTKRYTWTRLQRIFLHTLMNATKEEIRKTNQTPSYIRLLGMSENGRKYLNSVKKSLALPLISKLSSVKAVDASLDIRASKLYALGYHQAQVQKQMILKDFSQPPIYLKERL, from the coding sequence TTGAAAGCAACTGGCGTAGTTGTCGAGTATAATCCATTTCACAATGGACATTTACATCACTTACAATCCGCTAAACAAAGCTCAAACGCAGATATCGTAATTGCAGTTATGAGTGGGAATTTTCTCCAAAGAGGAGAACCGGCATTAGTCGGAAAATGGTCAAGAACAAATATGGCCTTAAAAGCAGGAGTCGACATTGTCATAGAGTTGCCTTATGCGTTTGCTACGCAAAAGGCCGAGACTTTTGCCTTTGGAGCAATCTCCATTTTAGAAGCTATGAAGTGCGAAAGTTTCTGTTTTGGAAGTGAATCTGGTAATTTAGAGTCCTTTATCTATACCGCTGAGCAAATTCAACTACAGCGGTCAAAATATGACGATCATATTGCAACAAATGTATCGAAGGGTATGAGCTACCCTTCTGCTCTATCGGCTGCATTTCATTCATTGAATTTGCATGAAAGAGCTGTCGATCTTTCCCAACCTAATAATATTTTAGGGTATCATTATATTGAAGCGAAGCGAAAGATTGGCGCAAACATTGAACCTTTAACCATTCAGCGAACGAAGGCTGGGTATCATGATGAAGAATTCAATTCTTCTAAAATTGCTTCAGCCACATCAATTCGAAAAGCATTAAAAGAAAATTCTTTTTCTATAGATTCTGTTGAAAATTTTGTTCCGATAGAAACAAAAGAAGAGCTCAACCGTTACCTCAGAAACTACAATCAACTACTAAGCTGGGAAGAATTTTGGCCTTTACTTCAGTATAAACTTTTGACTACAAACGCCCAAGAGCTTTCATACATTTATGAAATGGAAGAAGGGATTGAGCATCGAATCCTAAGAGAAGTCACTACGGCAAATAATTTTCACCATTTAATGGAGAAGGTAAAAACGAAACGCTATACATGGACCCGCCTTCAACGCATTTTTCTTCATACGCTGATGAACGCAACAAAAGAAGAAATAAGGAAAACAAATCAAACCCCCTCTTACATTCGACTACTCGGCATGTCTGAGAATGGCAGAAAGTATTTGAACTCTGTCAAAAAGAGCTTGGCTCTACCACTGATTAGTAAACTTTCATCTGTGAAAGCGGTAGATGCCTCCTTAGATATTCGTGCATCTAAATTGTATGCACTTGGTTACCATCAAGCTCAAGTTCAGAAACAAATGATTTTAAAAGATTTTTCTCAACCTCCTATTTACCTTAAAGAACGTCTCTAA
- a CDS encoding potassium transporter TrkG, translated as MFGKKSGLKERQLIMTDQNRSDLSGLVKLIRWILLLFVSIGLFGGVVLGDYFLQYYSSWQEAFLQGLFASISATTNAGFDITGSSLVPYAHDYFVQFINILLLILGAIGFSILIATKEYLFHKEKIPYRFSLYEKLTTATFYLLVVLGGLGIYLLEYSLFFALFVYIVVISSDF; from the coding sequence TTGTTTGGAAAAAAGAGTGGCTTAAAAGAACGTCAACTCATTATGACAGACCAAAACCGATCCGATTTATCTGGACTTGTAAAATTAATTCGATGGATTTTACTTCTATTCGTTTCCATTGGATTATTTGGCGGAGTGGTCTTAGGTGATTATTTTCTTCAATATTATTCATCATGGCAGGAAGCCTTTTTACAAGGTCTATTCGCTTCTATAAGTGCAACAACCAATGCCGGATTTGATATTACTGGATCTTCTCTAGTTCCGTATGCACATGATTACTTTGTACAATTCATCAATATCCTATTGCTTATTCTAGGAGCGATAGGTTTTTCAATTCTTATTGCAACAAAAGAATATCTTTTTCACAAAGAGAAGATTCCTTATCGCTTCTCACTTTATGAAAAGTTAACGACCGCAACATTCTATTTATTAGTTGTTCTCGGAGGACTTGGAATCTATTTGCTTGAATACTCTTTATTTTTTGCTCTTTTCGTATACATTGTGGTTATTTCATCTGATTTTTGA
- a CDS encoding acetyl-CoA carboxylase biotin carboxylase subunit has product MRKVLVANRGEIASRIISTCKEMGMETVAVYSDADKDLPFVGQADKAYRIGEAPVNKSYLNMEEILRIAIEEKVWGIHPGYGLLSENALFAQKAAELGIVFIGPHFKTLEKMGDKIQSRKAMNEAGVPVVPGSEEGISSLAEAKGFAETIGYPVMLKASGGGGGIGMIRCENEQTLTQNFQSTKTRAKAYFGNEEVFIEKCIENGRHIEVQIFADQHGNVVHLFERNCSIQRRNQKVIEESPSPCLSATTREKMFDAAVKAAHAVDYLNAGTIEFLVDEAENFYFLEMNTRLQVEHPVTEMITGLNLVKWQLLVAMNEPLPQPSQQAIMEQGHAMEFRVYAEDPRTFMPSPGKIVNIKWGEMDGIRIDAGYRSGNTVTPFYDPLVAKCIVFANTREGCLDKAKEFFRSTSIEGIKTNLPLFQEVLQEEAFTDGNYTTSWLMSHKNQ; this is encoded by the coding sequence TTGCGAAAAGTGTTAGTTGCCAATCGAGGAGAAATAGCTTCAAGAATTATCTCAACCTGTAAAGAAATGGGTATGGAAACAGTAGCGGTGTATTCTGATGCCGATAAAGACCTTCCGTTTGTAGGGCAAGCAGATAAGGCATACCGAATTGGAGAAGCTCCTGTCAATAAGTCTTATCTGAATATGGAAGAGATATTAAGAATAGCGATAGAAGAAAAGGTGTGGGGCATTCATCCTGGATATGGCTTGCTATCTGAGAATGCGCTTTTTGCCCAAAAAGCAGCAGAACTTGGTATTGTATTCATTGGTCCTCATTTTAAAACGCTCGAAAAGATGGGTGATAAAATACAATCTCGTAAAGCGATGAATGAGGCTGGTGTACCTGTTGTACCTGGAAGTGAAGAGGGGATATCTTCTCTTGCAGAAGCGAAAGGGTTTGCTGAAACAATCGGTTACCCTGTCATGTTGAAAGCTAGTGGAGGCGGTGGGGGAATTGGGATGATTCGCTGCGAGAATGAACAAACGCTCACTCAAAATTTCCAGTCCACTAAAACAAGAGCCAAAGCTTATTTTGGAAACGAAGAAGTTTTCATTGAGAAGTGTATTGAAAATGGGCGTCATATTGAGGTGCAAATTTTTGCAGACCAGCACGGTAATGTCGTTCACCTGTTTGAGCGGAACTGTTCCATTCAACGTCGAAACCAAAAGGTGATTGAAGAATCTCCCTCACCATGTCTTTCCGCTACTACTAGAGAAAAAATGTTCGATGCTGCGGTTAAAGCAGCTCATGCTGTTGATTATCTCAATGCAGGAACGATTGAATTTCTAGTAGATGAAGCAGAGAATTTCTACTTTTTAGAAATGAACACAAGACTACAGGTTGAACACCCAGTGACGGAAATGATTACAGGGCTGAATCTAGTGAAATGGCAGTTGCTCGTGGCAATGAATGAACCTTTGCCTCAACCGTCTCAGCAAGCCATTATGGAACAAGGTCATGCGATGGAATTTCGCGTCTACGCGGAAGATCCTCGAACTTTCATGCCTTCTCCTGGGAAGATTGTCAATATCAAATGGGGGGAAATGGATGGTATAAGGATCGATGCGGGGTATCGATCAGGCAACACAGTCACCCCTTTCTATGACCCGCTTGTAGCCAAATGCATCGTCTTTGCAAATACAAGAGAAGGCTGTTTAGACAAGGCTAAAGAGTTTTTTAGAAGCACAAGTATAGAAGGTATTAAAACGAATTTGCCTCTTTTTCAGGAAGTGTTACAAGAAGAAGCGTTCACTGATGGGAACTATACAACGAGTTGGTTAATGAGTCATAAAAATCAATAA
- a CDS encoding RsfA family transcriptional regulator translates to MSSTRQDAWSQDEDLLLAEVVLRHIREGGTQLQAFEEVGQKLSRTGAACGFRWNSFIRKQYRSGIELAKKQRKEQKMKGIPLSGVQETQDKESSQPIKSTSFPSLGEITSYLNYLESTKDREQQLAKEKALLEEQVQSLTDEYTLLQKDYQQAKHELSMLKEDHLSLLSFLEKARKMAIHSEEESEKVKFQMDKNGNLQRLSKK, encoded by the coding sequence TTGTCATCCACTAGACAAGACGCCTGGAGCCAAGATGAGGACTTGTTATTAGCTGAAGTGGTATTGCGTCATATTCGCGAAGGAGGAACTCAACTCCAAGCATTCGAAGAAGTTGGTCAGAAACTATCCAGAACAGGAGCAGCTTGTGGATTTCGTTGGAATTCTTTTATTCGAAAACAATACCGCTCTGGGATTGAGTTGGCAAAAAAGCAAAGAAAAGAGCAAAAAATGAAGGGAATTCCTTTGTCTGGTGTTCAAGAAACACAAGACAAGGAAAGTAGTCAGCCTATTAAGAGCACTAGTTTTCCTTCGCTCGGCGAAATTACTTCGTACTTAAACTATCTTGAAAGTACAAAGGATCGAGAACAACAACTTGCAAAGGAAAAAGCACTTTTAGAAGAACAGGTGCAGTCATTAACAGATGAGTACACACTTTTACAAAAAGACTATCAACAAGCGAAGCATGAATTGAGTATGTTAAAAGAAGACCACCTCTCTCTCCTATCTTTCTTAGAAAAAGCGAGGAAAATGGCCATTCACTCCGAAGAAGAAAGTGAAAAAGTGAAATTCCAAATGGATAAAAACGGAAATTTGCAACGGTTATCCAAAAAATAA
- a CDS encoding SepM family pheromone-processing serine protease → MSKKNWNRVIIVGLVFFVFLSFYQLPFYITKPGGAHELSEIVEVTEGFEEKGSFYITTVRMGKANVYSYLAAKVIPYQKIYEEEDIRRPEESDEAYSTRQLYYMENSTLNAVVTAFEAANKPYEVLYQGVYVLNVLPDFNVSKVLRPGDRITEIENQAFSSSQELIQFVKSKKAGDTIKVTFTREEDSYEEIVTLQSLPDGSVGMGIELVDDKNLTSTPEVMWNTNSIGGPSAGLLFSLEIYNQLVPSDITKGYEIAGTGTISQDGVVGRIGGIEQKIVAADEAGADIFLAPNDVLSTEVQEKYPDLESNYDAAVKTAKEIDTNMKIIPIKTFQEALEFLKTLEDKKEYSRKREH, encoded by the coding sequence ATGTCAAAAAAGAATTGGAATCGAGTCATTATCGTTGGATTGGTCTTTTTCGTCTTTTTATCTTTCTATCAGTTGCCTTTTTATATTACTAAACCGGGTGGTGCTCATGAATTAAGCGAGATTGTTGAAGTAACAGAAGGATTTGAAGAGAAAGGAAGCTTTTACATAACGACGGTTCGAATGGGGAAAGCAAATGTGTATTCGTACCTTGCTGCGAAAGTCATTCCTTATCAAAAAATTTATGAAGAAGAAGATATTAGAAGACCAGAAGAATCGGATGAAGCTTATTCGACGAGACAATTATACTATATGGAAAATTCAACCCTAAACGCCGTAGTGACAGCTTTTGAGGCTGCTAATAAACCTTATGAGGTTTTGTATCAAGGTGTTTATGTATTAAATGTATTACCAGATTTTAACGTATCAAAAGTGCTGAGACCGGGCGACCGAATTACAGAAATTGAAAATCAAGCTTTTTCATCTTCCCAAGAATTAATTCAGTTTGTCAAGAGCAAAAAAGCTGGAGACACTATTAAAGTAACCTTTACTCGAGAGGAAGATTCCTACGAAGAAATTGTGACATTGCAAAGCTTACCAGATGGAAGTGTAGGGATGGGTATTGAATTGGTTGATGATAAAAACCTTACATCTACACCCGAAGTGATGTGGAACACAAATTCGATTGGCGGTCCATCGGCAGGACTATTGTTTAGTTTAGAAATATATAATCAACTTGTTCCTTCTGATATTACCAAAGGGTATGAAATAGCGGGAACAGGTACAATATCCCAAGACGGTGTTGTTGGGAGAATTGGTGGAATTGAACAGAAAATCGTGGCAGCAGATGAAGCAGGAGCGGATATTTTTTTAGCGCCTAATGATGTATTATCTACTGAGGTACAAGAGAAGTACCCAGATCTAGAATCCAATTATGATGCTGCTGTAAAGACGGCTAAAGAGATAGACACTAATATGAAAATAATACCCATTAAAACGTTTCAAGAGGCGTTAGAATTTTTAAAAACTTTAGAAGATAAAAAAGAGTATTCTAGAAAAAGGGAACATTAA
- a CDS encoding YceD family protein has protein sequence MSILKWSTIQLQKFRDKGLHLNDEVVVEEVKDIQPDIRSISPILVTGRADISSEKVTFHLHLTGKMILPCSRTLEDVQFPIDISTNETFLLRPSDYVGSDEEEVHMIQGDLIDLKPVIQELIVLEVPMQVFSDKALEKDLPSGKDWDLVIDENQQYAPDSEQKKVDPRLADLAKFFDKDS, from the coding sequence GTGAGTATATTGAAGTGGTCAACAATTCAACTACAAAAGTTTCGCGACAAGGGCTTACATCTTAATGATGAAGTAGTAGTGGAAGAGGTAAAGGATATACAACCAGATATTCGTAGTATATCACCAATCCTTGTAACTGGAAGAGCGGATATTAGCTCAGAAAAAGTTACCTTTCATTTACACTTAACCGGTAAGATGATATTACCTTGTTCTCGTACATTAGAAGATGTTCAATTTCCAATTGATATCTCAACGAATGAAACCTTTTTACTTCGACCATCTGATTATGTTGGATCGGATGAAGAAGAAGTGCATATGATTCAAGGAGATTTGATCGATTTAAAACCGGTCATTCAAGAGCTTATTGTCCTTGAGGTTCCTATGCAAGTGTTCAGCGATAAAGCGTTAGAAAAGGATTTACCTTCAGGGAAGGATTGGGATCTAGTGATTGATGAAAATCAACAATATGCTCCTGATTCAGAACAGAAAAAAGTAGATCCCCGTCTGGCAGACTTAGCGAAATTTTTTGATAAAGACTCTTAA